The DNA sequence CAACAGAGTTGTGCGGGCAGCTTACACTTCTACTCTCTTATTACAACCAGGTACCTCTGCTGGACCATCAGGGCGAAGGCGCAGGGAGGGCCTATGACTGAGGCAAAACCTTTTGACAGATTAGATAAGGGCAGAATGAACCGATGGGTGAGGGTGTTCAGGTGGCATCGGATGCAGAAAGAGGACGATGAagtagaggagaagaaagaggaggggaaagatGAGAAGAAGCTTCCGGCAAAGCCCAAAGTGAAGTAAGAGACTTGGGCAAAACATGACGGATACATGATAGCATAGATACAATTGATCATTTAAAATAAGTTATAACAGTATAGGTGCTTTTCCCAGCTCTAGATTTATGTTGTTGAATGTTACTCCTTTAATCTAATCACCTtcactaattattattatttatttatttaccttgaTGGTTATTGTTGATGTCATTATCTCACTTCGCTTTAGAAACTGTGGCTTTGTGCCATTCATGCTAATAAAGTTGATCTGAATGTGAATCATCCAGgatgtttctctctgtccatctcctgaTCAGCTGGACGCAGTGGGTGGTTGACCCATCAGAGGAGTTTTATTATGGATGGCTCCAGGTCATGATCTTCCCCATCTTCTACAACTGGATCATCATCATCTGTAGGTGAGTGTCTCAAATGTGTCTCAAaagtttggccggtagggatatccttgtctcatcgcacaccagcggctcctgtggcgggcaggatgcagtgcacgctaaccaggtcgccaggtgcacggtgttttctccgacacattggtgcggctggcttccgggttggatgcgtgctgtcttaaagaagcagtgtggcttggttgggttgtgattcggaggatgcatgacttttgACCTTCGTCTTTCCCgaacccgtacgggagttgtagagattagacaagatagtaactactaacaattggataccatgaatttGGGtaaaatttgtaaaaaatatttttttaaatgtaattttgtaGATATTTGAACATGGAATTTGACCTAATTTTCTAGGACATGCTTTAAGGAAATAGAGGATGAATTCCTGACACTGTGGCTCACGCTGGACTACTGCTCCGATCTCCTGTACGTGGCTGATACCATCATCAAATTTCGCACGGGTAaagataaaacatgtttttacatttAAGAACTGTGTGTGGTCTGCCAGTGGTGGGTTAGAGAACATATTTTATTGTACTTACTAGATCACGATCCACAGTGGTATTTTAAAGAGTAACTGAACAACACGATCCACAGTGGTATTTTAAAGAGTCACTGAACAACACGATCCACAGTGGTATTTTAAAGAGTCACTGAACAACACGATCCACAGTGGTATTTTAAAGAGTCACTGAACAACACGATCCACAGTGGTATTTTAAAAAGTCACTGAACAACACGATCCACAGTGGTATTTTAAAAAGTCACTGAACAACACGATCCACAGTGGTATTTTAAAGAGTCACTGAACAACACGATCCATAGTGGTATTTTAAAGAGTCACTGAACAACACGATCCACAGTGGTATTTTAAAGAGTCACTGAACAACACGATCCACAGTGGTATTTTAAAGAGTCACTGAACAACACGATCCACAGTGGTATTTTAAAAAGTCACTGAACACGCCAATTGGCACGTGTGTTTATTTTTCGATTCCTGGTTTGGTTAATGATGATTGTCCCTCATGAGACACTGTAGACACGGAAGCCAATATCACTTGCTCAAAATCCccagaatgaatctaagataacACAAGTAATCTGTTTTTCACCGTGGATGTTTTAgttgcgcaattttacatctaaggtGTTTGGTGCGTGTTGTCTTATGTAAACTAAGTCGGTCTGCTGGACAGGTCTGTCTGCTAATGCTATTGGATAAGGAGCAATCACCGCAGCTGTTCACACCATGGCAGTGGGCAAATGAACATcgtcaaatcaaaacccaaccttcatttacctGTTGTGACACACGGATGTTCCACACTCTGTTTTAGACCAGACTTTATGACcgaaattatcctatttacaccgGCTGATTTTGTTGTCTTCTCGGGttttggtcaaaagaccaagtTTTGTTTATTCATTGTGTCAAAGTAGAATCCCAAAAGGTATTGGTGGGTCACAGCACAGAATTGTATTTAATTAACTagacaaatcagttaagaacaatttcttgtttacaatgacggcctacccagggCCAATtctgccctatggaactcccaatcactgctGGATGTGATGCAGCTTGGATtccaaccagggtctgtagtgacgcctcttgcaccgagatgcagttccttagatcgctgcaccactcgggagccctaattTTTCTGGGGAACAGACAGACATTTGCTCCTTGGTTCATCTGAATATGACTTTGCACTGTCACAGATTTGTATTGAGATCCTGTGTGACTTGTCTTACGATTGTATAACATTTCCTATTCAGATATTTCCATTGCTGTATAACTATGCTTTCATACATCTAGAATAATAGTTTCTGACTCTTATCGACGCCACATAGGCCGTTTTCAAAggatttatttgttattttttaaaggCAGTTGCTCTTTAATGCTCTTAAAAGCATGTGAAAAGCCCATGTGGAAAGCCCATGTGAAAAGCCCATGTGGAGAGCCCATGTGGAGAGCCCATGTGGAGAGCCCATGTGAAAAGCCCATGTGAAAAGCCCATGTGAAAAGCCCATGTGGAGAGCCCATGTGGAGAGCCCATGTGGAGAGCCCATGTGGAGAGCCCATGTGAAAAGCCCATGTGGAGAGCCCATGTGGAGAGCCCATGTGAAAAGCCCATGTGAAAAGCCCATGTGGAGAGCCCATGTGGAGAGCCCATGTGGAGAGCCCATGTGGAGAGCCCATGTGGAGAGCCCATGCCTGAATTCTGtaagaggacggagagagagttAATGACTTCCTTTTCTTTCGTGAAGGCTTAGTTAAGTTATGAAATACATATTTTGTATATCTCTGATGATATGAACTTAACTCTGACCCAGACTGTATCTGTGCTGTGTTGCCACCTGCAGGTTTCCTAGAACAGGGTATCCTGGTGCAGGACAGGGACCGTCTGAAGAATCATTACCTCTTCTCCTCACATTTCCTGTTGGACCTGGCCTCCCTACTGCCCACTGACCTCCTCTATCTGTACTTCGGCATCAACCAGCCACTGGTGAGGGTGAACCGCTTCCTTCGTATCTCCCGGCTCAACGAAGCCATGGACCGCATGGAGACCCGTACCTCTTACCCCAACACCTTCCGCATCTCCAAGCTTATGCTCTACATCTTTGTGCTCATCCATTGGAACGCCTGCATCTACTTCGCCCTGTCCAGTTACATCGGCTTCGGGGCGGACCGTTGGGTTTACCCAAACATCACCGACCCTATGTCCTCCCCAGTGAGGCACCAGTACATCTACTGCTTCTGGTTCTCTGCGCAGATCTTCACTACGGTGGGCGACACGCCACTGCCCGACCGCGAGGAGGAGTACCTGTTTATGATCGCTGATCTACTGATCGCCGTGCTGGTGTTTGCCTCCGTCGTGGGGAACGTGGGGAACGTCATCACCAACCTCAGGGACCGAGACAACGTCTTCTTCCCCAACCACGAGCTGGTGAGGGGCCAGGGCCAGAATATTGTTTTCTCCTCTATTTTATAGTTGTGGTTGGGGGGGATGGGGGTCAAGGTCGAGGGAGGTTGGGTTCAGGCAGCCTTAGTTTTTCCTAGTCCCTGTGCTTCTGCCTCtacattgcttgctatttggggttttggctgggtatctgtacagcactttgcaaCAACTACTGATGTAAAAAAGGGATTTatcaaataaatttgattgatagCTCTGTTACCCTTTCACCTAAAAGAGTTTGCCTTGCATTCTCTCCCCGTGGCAATATACTTTCTGAAGGATCCCAGGATTTGTGACAGGCCTGGCTAATTCTACTTTATTTCACTCCAGGTCAAAGGTTACCTGCGCAACAGGTACATCAGCAAGGAGTTGCGTAACCGTGTCAACGACTGGTACCAGCACCTGTACATCAACCGTAAGATCACGAGGGAGAACGAGATCCTGCAGCAGCTTCCCGTCCAGCTGCAGACGGAGATCGCTGTGAGCGTACATCTGCCAACGCTCTCCAAGGTCACCATCTTCCAGAACTGTGAGACCAGTCTGCTGGAGGAGCTGGTGCTCAAACTCATCCCGCAGGTCAGAGGTCAAGGGTGAAATggacaatctgcagttgctacatccatttttggacttataaatttaaaatatatacaaccattgattcttgaaggatACAACTTACTCCGTCAGAACCCAAAATGTAAGCTTCTTTAACtcctttgtttgtaaacaaagtaaataaaaacaaacatatttagcTGAAgattcttatccagagtgattagggttaagtgacttgctcaagggcacgtctacagatttcacctagtcagctcagagACTCAAACCAGCtgcttttcagttactggcctgactctcttaaccactagcctacccacTGTTAATCCTGGTAGAAAGTATCACTTTGATATCATGGCTGGCCAGTCATTTCTCCAGCCCGGTCCGTTAGCTGTTCACAAACTTAGCGGTGGGGTATCAGCTTTGTTCTTTTTCTAACTGCAGATTGTCCCTTTAGGGTGTAATTCTTGTTATGTCTGCGTAGTCAATGGCGGTTGACATGTATATGACTGCTAACTTGACTCGTGCTAGAGAACAATATTTCAGTTAAACAttactttgttgtttttttgtgcgACTGTAGCCATGACTTCCCAGACATGTCCTCTTGCCTGTAGGTGTATAGTCCCGGGGAGTACGTGTGCAGAAAGGGGGATGTGGGACATGAGATGTACATCATTAAGGATGGGAAACTGGCTGTGGTGGCAGACGATGGCATCACACAGTTCGCTGTGTTGAGTGACGGCAATTTCTTCGGGGAAATTAGCATCCTGAACATCAAAGGTGAGAGAGTAATTCAGCACATTTATAGCATGTCCCTAACATTCTAACATTCCAACAATACAACATTCTAGCATTCCAACATTCCAACAATCCAACAATCCAACATTCCAACAATCCAGCATTCCAACAATCCAACATTCCAACAATCCAACATTCCAACAATCCAGCATTCCAACATTCCAACAATACAACATTCCAACATTCCAACATTCCAGCATTCCAACAATCCAACATAATGTTTCAGTGGACAATCATGTCCCTAACATTCCAACAATCCAGCATTCCAACAATCCAACATTCCAACAATACAACATTCCAACAATCCAGCATTCCAACATTCCAACATTCCAACAATCCAACATTCCAACATTCCAACATTCCAGCATTCCAACAATCCAACATAATGTTTCAGTGGACAATCATGTCCCTAACATTCCAACAATCTAACATTCCAACATTCTTGTATTCTAACATTCCAACACAATGTCTCAATGGACAATCATGTCCCTAATAACCCAACACAATGTCTCAATGGACCCACAGTACAGACTTTAGAGTACAAGTCAAGCAAATGAAATGTCAAAATgcctcacacaaacacaacattccTCATCCTCTGGCAGGAAACAAATCAGGCAACCGTCGGACGGCCAACATCCGCAGCATCGGCCACTCAGACCTGTTCAGCCTTTCCAAGGAGGACCTGACAGATGTGCTGTCTGAGTTCCCAGCTgccaagcgacacctggaggagaAGGGTCGTCAGATCCTCACTAAGATGGGCATGTTGGTGGAGGCCGCGGAAGGCGAGGAGGAGCAGGACGAGGAGAAGGTGGAGGTCAAGGTGGAGAGACTGGAGGGTAACCTGAACACCCTGCAGACCAAGCTGGCCCGTTTAATGGCAGAGCTGGAGTCCAGCAACTGCAAGATCCTGGCCAGGGTGGAGCAATTGGAGCTAGAGACAGAGGGCTGGGAGGACAACTCgcctgaggagggagagggaggggaggtggagagaagggATGGGGTGGGGATGGAAGTTGAGGGGGAGCGAGGAGAGGCGGAGGGAGAGGACCAGGCAAAGGGGACtaaaagagagaatgagggagaaaaGCACGCGAAAGAGACTAAAAGAGAGGATGAGGGTGAGGGAAAGGATGAAGGATAtggagaggaaaaaggaggagaggaaggagaaacaaaagagactgagagaagaggacaggaagacATGTAGATAACAataagagagaggacaggaagactTGTAGAGGACAataagagagaggaggacaggaagacatgTAGAAGACAataagagagaggacaggaagacatgTAGAAGACAataagagagaggacaggaagacatgTAGAGGGCAataagagagaggaggacaggaagacatgTAGAAGACAataagagagaggacaggaagacatgTTGAGCACAAtaagagagaagacaggaagaCATGTAGAGGACAATAAGGTAGATGAGGACAGGAAGACACGTAGAGGACAAtaagagagaagacaggaagaCATGTAGAGGACAATAAGGAGATGAGGACAGGAATACATGTAGAGGACAATAAGGAGATGAGGACAGGAATACATGTAGAGGACAataagagagaggacaggaagacatgTAGAGGACAGAAATACATGTAGAGGACAataagagagaggacaggaagacatgTAGAGGACAGAAATACATGTAGAGGACAataagagagatgaggacaggaagACATGTAGAGGACAATAAGGGAGATGAGGACAGGAAGACATGTAGAGGACAATAAGGGAGATGAGGACAGGAAGACATGTAGAGGACAATAAGGGAGATGAGGACAGGAATACATGTAGAGGACAATAAGGGAGATGAGGACAGGAAGACATGTAGAGGACAATAAGGGAGATGAGGACAGGAAGACATGTAGAGGACAATAAGGGAGATGAGGACAGGAAGACATGTAGAGGACAATAAGGGAGATAAGGACAGGAAGACATGTAGAGGACAATAAGGGAGATGAGGACAGGAAGACATGTAGAGGACAATAAGGGAGATGAGGACAGGAAGACATGTAGAGGACAATAAGGGAGATGAGGACAGGAAGACATGTTGAGCACAataagagagaggaggacaggaagacatgTAGAAGACAataagagagaggacaggaagacatgTTGAGCACAAtaagagagaagacaggaagaCATGTAGAGGACAATAAGGTAGATGAGGACAGGAAGACACGTAGAGGACAAtaagagagaagacaggaagaCATGTAGAGGACAATAAGGGAGATGAGGACAGGAATACATGTAGAGGACAATAAGGGAGATGAGGACAGGAATACATGTAGAGGACAataagagagaggacaggaagacatgTAGAGGACAGAAATACATGTAGAGGACAataagagagaggacaggaagacatgTAGAGGACAGAAATACATGTAGAGGACAataagagagatgaggacaggaagACATGTAGAGGACAATAAGGGAGATGAGGACAGGAAGACATGTAGAGGACAATAAGGGAGATGAGGACAGGAAGACATGTAGAGGACAATAAGGGAGATGAGGACAGGAATACATGTAGAGGACAATAAGGGAGATGAGGACAGGAAGACATGTAGAGGACAATAAGGGAGATGAGGACAGGAAGACATGTAGAGGACAATAAGGGAGATGAGGACAGGAAGACATGTAGAGGACAATAAGG is a window from the Oncorhynchus tshawytscha isolate Ot180627B linkage group LG03, Otsh_v2.0, whole genome shotgun sequence genome containing:
- the cnga4 gene encoding cyclic nucleotide-gated cation channel alpha-4; translation: MIFPIFYNWIIIICRTCFKEIEDEFLTLWLTLDYCSDLLYVADTIIKFRTGFLEQGILVQDRDRLKNHYLFSSHFLLDLASLLPTDLLYLYFGINQPLVRVNRFLRISRLNEAMDRMETRTSYPNTFRISKLMLYIFVLIHWNACIYFALSSYIGFGADRWVYPNITDPMSSPVRHQYIYCFWFSAQIFTTVGDTPLPDREEEYLFMIADLLIAVLVFASVVGNVGNVITNLRDRDNVFFPNHELVKGYLRNRYISKELRNRVNDWYQHLYINRKITRENEILQQLPVQLQTEIAVSVHLPTLSKVTIFQNCETSLLEELVLKLIPQVYSPGEYVCRKGDVGHEMYIIKDGKLAVVADDGITQFAVLSDGNFFGEISILNIKGNKSGNRRTANIRSIGHSDLFSLSKEDLTDVLSEFPAAKRHLEEKGRQILTKMGMLVEAAEGEEEQDEEKVEVKVERLEGNLNTLQTKLARLMAELESSNCKILARVEQLELETEGWEDNSPEEGEGGEVERRDGVGMEVEGERGEAEGEDQAKGTKRENEGEKHAKETKREDEAMFYIVFF